One segment of Paraburkholderia bonniea DNA contains the following:
- a CDS encoding L-threonylcarbamoyladenylate synthase → MSDHPHSADASMPDAAQIDHAAALLDAGELVAFPTETVYGLGGDAASTEAVARIYAAKGRPANHPVIVHLAPQGDPRYWVEAWPASAQQLVDAFWPGPLTLILKRATRIPAAVSGGQDSIGLRCPSHPVAQALLTAFSARRAGHGGVAAPSANRFGHVSPTTAQHVRDEFGGAIHVLDGGASEVGIESTILDLSRGFPVLLRPGRVTPAEIAAVLGEAPRLADGSDASTPRASGTLKAHYAPGTPLVLLPFEALETLLRHASLAHERVALVARASRAGLWAQADGVHFVAAPEDPQSYARALYSLLRTLDRANVTRILIEKLPSTPEWIAVNDRLGRAAAAFDTQI, encoded by the coding sequence ATGTCCGATCATCCCCATTCTGCTGATGCATCCATGCCGGACGCCGCACAGATCGACCATGCGGCGGCTTTGCTTGATGCGGGCGAACTGGTCGCGTTTCCCACTGAAACCGTCTATGGCCTCGGCGGAGACGCTGCCAGCACAGAAGCCGTCGCGCGCATTTACGCGGCGAAAGGGCGGCCAGCGAATCACCCGGTCATTGTTCATCTCGCTCCGCAGGGCGACCCGCGTTACTGGGTTGAAGCTTGGCCAGCCAGCGCGCAGCAACTGGTTGACGCGTTCTGGCCAGGGCCGCTCACGCTGATCTTGAAGCGGGCCACACGAATTCCCGCAGCCGTGAGCGGAGGGCAGGATTCGATTGGTTTGCGCTGCCCGTCGCACCCGGTGGCTCAGGCGTTGCTGACGGCGTTCAGTGCGCGCCGTGCTGGGCATGGCGGCGTCGCCGCGCCCTCGGCGAACCGCTTTGGCCACGTGAGTCCCACCACGGCACAGCATGTGCGTGATGAGTTTGGTGGTGCGATTCATGTGCTGGATGGCGGCGCGTCAGAGGTTGGGATCGAATCGACCATTCTTGACCTGTCCCGTGGTTTTCCGGTGCTGTTGCGTCCGGGGCGGGTCACTCCCGCTGAGATCGCGGCCGTGCTGGGCGAAGCGCCTCGTCTGGCCGATGGCTCGGATGCCAGCACGCCGCGCGCGTCGGGTACGCTCAAGGCGCATTACGCGCCAGGAACGCCGCTCGTCTTGCTGCCGTTCGAGGCACTGGAAACACTCCTGCGTCACGCAAGCCTCGCCCATGAGCGCGTCGCGCTGGTCGCACGAGCTTCGCGTGCGGGTCTTTGGGCGCAGGCCGATGGCGTGCATTTCGTCGCCGCGCCAGAAGATCCACAGAGTTACGCCCGTGCGCTATATAGCTTGCTGCGGACCTTGGACCGGGCGAACGTCACGCGCATCCTGATCGAAAAATTGCCCAGTACGCCTGAGTGGATCGCGGTCAATGACCGTCTAGGCCGGGCAGCAGCAGCGTTCGACACGCAAATTTAG